One Mycobacterium sp. SMC-4 DNA window includes the following coding sequences:
- a CDS encoding acyl-CoA dehydrogenase family protein produces the protein MTTADLPSLDDLREEVRNWLRDNYQPLPKTSDPWVSSPERIAWLEKVLDAGYAVPTYPHQWFGRGYPNKLANVIGEEFAALKAPGSRQDKYNIPANTVLALGTEKVKSDLLRDFLVERSRTCLLYSEPEAGSDLASVRTTAVRDGRRWVVNGQKVWTSGAQTADFALLLARTDWDVPKHKGLSLFIMPMKQPGIEVRPLVQITGEAHFNEVFISEATASDDYILGGEGNGWRALQIALAYERSIMGDTGRGSRHRKADSLIELAREHGVLDDPAVRHPLASVLALRELNRLNNARAKASTSQGTSSSIMSLGKLAMSKILHTEAAMKTQIIGAKALLTGPDNPEADDANFLTLNAFFTSIGGGTDQIQRNIIGERVLGLPKEPEADRDIPFRQARRS, from the coding sequence ATGACCACCGCTGATCTGCCCAGCCTCGACGACCTACGCGAGGAGGTGCGAAACTGGTTGCGGGACAACTACCAACCGTTGCCGAAGACCAGCGATCCGTGGGTATCCTCACCCGAGCGGATCGCGTGGCTGGAGAAGGTGCTCGACGCCGGATACGCGGTTCCGACCTATCCCCACCAGTGGTTCGGCCGCGGTTATCCGAACAAACTGGCCAACGTCATCGGCGAGGAATTCGCCGCACTCAAAGCGCCGGGATCGCGGCAAGACAAGTACAACATCCCGGCCAATACCGTGCTCGCCCTGGGCACCGAGAAGGTCAAGAGCGACCTGCTGCGCGATTTCCTGGTCGAACGGTCCCGCACCTGCCTGCTCTACAGCGAGCCGGAAGCCGGATCGGACCTGGCCAGTGTGCGCACCACCGCGGTCCGCGACGGCCGGCGGTGGGTGGTCAACGGACAGAAGGTGTGGACCTCCGGAGCCCAGACCGCCGACTTCGCGCTGCTGCTGGCCCGCACCGATTGGGACGTCCCCAAGCACAAAGGGCTGAGCCTGTTCATCATGCCGATGAAGCAGCCCGGAATCGAGGTTCGCCCCCTGGTTCAGATCACTGGTGAGGCGCATTTCAACGAGGTGTTCATCTCCGAGGCGACCGCATCGGACGACTACATCCTCGGCGGTGAGGGCAACGGGTGGCGCGCGCTGCAGATCGCCCTGGCCTACGAACGATCGATCATGGGCGACACTGGTCGTGGGTCGCGTCATCGCAAAGCCGACAGCCTTATCGAACTCGCCCGCGAGCACGGCGTCCTCGACGACCCGGCGGTGCGCCATCCACTGGCTTCGGTACTGGCATTGCGCGAGCTCAACCGACTCAACAACGCTCGTGCCAAAGCATCGACGTCGCAAGGTACTTCGAGCTCTATCATGTCGCTGGGCAAACTGGCAATGTCGAAGATCCTGCACACCGAAGCCGCGATGAAGACCCAGATCATCGGCGCCAAGGCCCTGTTGACCGGTCCCGACAATCCCGAGGCCGACGACGCGAACTTCTTGACCCTCAACGCCTTCTTCACCTCGATCGGTGGCGGTACCGACCAGATTCAGCGCAACATCATCGGTGAACGGGTGCTCGGACTTCCGAAGGAACCCGAAGCCGACCGCGACATCCCGTTCCGCCAGGCACGGCGGAGCTGA
- a CDS encoding CoA transferase, translating to MPDTTTYDPPLAGVEILDASTGPMTAVGRLFADLGAHVTAVRLCGITEEAVVGPFVDGVPVQTAIDRHGIATVDIELASESDRDRFTELLSGTDILIENSRPGSPAEAALSVRGIRAQHPELVVLSISDFGRDNDYRNWQATTPVLHALSSELSRSGIPGREPLVPPAELPYQVAAAQAAVMTLAVYLDRLRSGEGDLIDFSVLDGAMQTLDPPFGTAGSASAGVAVSAQRRDWNAERQRYPIIACKDGHVRMCILAKRQWRGMFEWMGSPEEFADPSYDKLGKRFHSPHLLDAIEAFCADKTRSELEAQGQAHGVPTAAVLTLPEALNADHFAERGFFHDVELAPGVVAPIPLGVTEIDGHRASALTAGDVAHSRPVAAPLLARRQRRGAGLPLEGIRVLDLGVIVVGADTARLFGDLGADVVKIEHSAHPDGLRVGKLTSMTQPFAAGHRNKRSIGLDLAGDEGRALAHRLVAVSDVVLSNYKPGVAESLGMDYATLRNINPEIVVVDSSAFGPTGPWAKRLGYGPLVRAAVGFTNLWVYPGETETFCDTVTVYPDHVAARIGTLSALALLLRRERTGAGGSASVSQAEVMLSHLAADIAAGALQRSGHARTDASDRGPWGLFPTAGTDSWIAITARDDADRRALGNVVGCAPPPDGDQCDLEGAVRSWVGRHSATEATAILQAAGVPAGAVLHADEVPAWGYYQQRRAFREELHPHGSAPFVMENVQIHCGHVADPPLGQAPLLGEQTAEIAHELLGLDADEIARLHQRGVLETSEVQAVPQP from the coding sequence ATGCCCGACACCACGACGTATGATCCGCCCTTGGCCGGCGTCGAGATCCTCGATGCGAGCACGGGTCCGATGACAGCCGTGGGCCGGCTGTTTGCCGACCTTGGCGCGCACGTCACCGCGGTGCGATTGTGCGGGATCACCGAGGAGGCCGTCGTCGGCCCGTTCGTCGACGGGGTGCCGGTCCAGACGGCGATCGACCGCCACGGCATCGCTACCGTGGACATCGAGCTGGCCTCGGAGTCTGACCGGGACCGCTTCACCGAGTTGCTTTCGGGCACCGACATTCTCATCGAGAACAGCAGACCCGGCTCGCCGGCCGAGGCGGCGCTGTCGGTGCGTGGTATCCGCGCCCAGCACCCCGAGCTGGTGGTGCTGTCTATCAGCGACTTCGGCCGGGACAACGACTATCGGAACTGGCAGGCCACCACTCCGGTGTTGCATGCACTGAGTAGTGAGCTGTCCAGGTCCGGGATCCCGGGGCGCGAACCGCTGGTCCCGCCGGCCGAGTTGCCCTACCAGGTGGCCGCGGCCCAAGCGGCGGTGATGACGCTCGCGGTGTATCTGGACCGGTTGCGCAGTGGCGAGGGCGATCTGATCGATTTCTCGGTCCTCGACGGTGCGATGCAAACGCTCGATCCGCCATTCGGCACCGCCGGCAGCGCGTCAGCCGGCGTCGCCGTGAGCGCGCAGCGCCGCGACTGGAACGCCGAGCGGCAACGCTATCCGATCATCGCCTGCAAGGACGGTCATGTCCGGATGTGCATATTGGCCAAACGGCAGTGGCGAGGCATGTTCGAATGGATGGGCAGCCCGGAAGAATTCGCCGATCCGAGCTACGACAAGCTCGGAAAGCGTTTCCACTCACCACATCTGCTGGACGCCATCGAGGCATTCTGCGCCGACAAGACCCGTTCCGAGCTCGAAGCCCAAGGCCAGGCGCACGGCGTACCGACGGCTGCGGTGCTGACACTGCCGGAAGCGCTGAACGCCGACCACTTCGCCGAACGGGGCTTCTTCCACGACGTGGAACTCGCACCGGGGGTGGTCGCACCGATTCCGTTGGGTGTGACCGAAATCGACGGCCACCGCGCCAGCGCCCTGACGGCCGGCGACGTGGCCCACTCCCGGCCGGTAGCGGCGCCGCTGCTGGCGCGGCGGCAGCGCCGCGGTGCGGGTCTGCCGTTGGAGGGAATCCGTGTCCTGGACCTCGGCGTCATCGTCGTCGGAGCCGACACCGCTCGGCTGTTCGGCGATCTGGGAGCCGACGTGGTCAAGATCGAACATTCGGCACACCCGGACGGACTGCGGGTCGGAAAGCTGACCTCGATGACCCAGCCCTTCGCGGCCGGTCACCGCAACAAGCGCTCGATCGGGCTGGATCTGGCCGGCGACGAGGGCAGAGCGCTGGCCCACCGCCTGGTCGCGGTGTCCGATGTCGTGCTCAGTAACTACAAGCCCGGAGTGGCCGAGTCCCTGGGGATGGACTACGCCACGCTGCGCAACATCAATCCTGAGATCGTGGTGGTCGACAGCTCGGCGTTCGGGCCGACCGGCCCGTGGGCCAAACGGCTGGGCTATGGCCCGCTGGTGCGCGCGGCGGTGGGCTTTACCAATCTGTGGGTCTACCCCGGAGAGACCGAGACGTTCTGCGACACCGTTACCGTCTACCCCGACCACGTCGCGGCGCGTATCGGAACCCTGTCAGCGCTGGCGTTACTGTTGCGCCGCGAGCGCACCGGGGCGGGCGGATCGGCCAGCGTCTCACAGGCCGAGGTGATGCTCAGTCACCTCGCCGCCGACATCGCCGCCGGTGCCCTGCAGCGCTCGGGGCACGCCCGGACCGACGCCTCCGACCGCGGGCCGTGGGGGTTGTTTCCGACCGCCGGAACCGACAGCTGGATCGCCATCACCGCGCGCGATGACGCCGACCGTCGTGCACTGGGCAATGTCGTGGGATGCGCACCTCCACCCGATGGTGATCAGTGCGACCTCGAAGGCGCCGTGCGGTCGTGGGTGGGCCGGCATTCAGCCACGGAGGCCACGGCGATACTGCAGGCCGCGGGTGTGCCCGCCGGCGCCGTGCTGCATGCCGACGAGGTCCCGGCCTGGGGTTACTACCAGCAGCGGCGCGCATTCCGCGAGGAGCTGCACCCGCACGGATCCGCGCCGTTCGTGATGGAGAACGTCCAGATTCACTGCGGCCACGTCGCCGACCCACCGCTCGGCCAGGCGCCGTTACTCGGTGAGCAGACGGCCGAGATCGCGCACGAGCTGTTGGGCCTCGATGCCGACGAGATCGCGCGGCTGCATCAGCGCGGTGTATTGGAGACATCTGAGGTGCAAGCCGTGCCGCAGCCGTGA
- a CDS encoding LysR family transcriptional regulator gives MDIDFTRLRYFVAVADELHFKRAADKLMITPPPLSKQIKLLEKEVGGPLFERGYHDVRLSPLGERLIGPAREILRQVEDFKATAHRGAREQAPVRLGATAYAPSDLLSQLETVLAELPLPTEFSVPGSAAEVTATLIAGQAELGVIHLPASDKRLRHRVVASYQGAIAVRHDDPLAARDSVAIDELRDREVVIDVARPNPVVLAGLTRRLNRKGIHRIVRTTNQRGGEVEMATQVFNRHLVAVVSYAPESFIGRIFSPPEFKLIPIDENTWAPADIALAWAPERLQTRLAEIELLAEHIAERLAPVHRGA, from the coding sequence ATGGACATCGACTTCACCAGGCTTCGGTACTTCGTCGCGGTGGCCGACGAACTGCACTTCAAACGTGCCGCCGACAAGTTGATGATCACCCCACCGCCACTGAGCAAGCAGATCAAATTGCTCGAAAAGGAGGTTGGCGGACCGCTGTTCGAGCGTGGGTATCACGACGTGCGGCTCAGTCCGCTCGGCGAACGACTGATCGGACCCGCGCGCGAAATCCTGCGCCAGGTGGAGGACTTCAAGGCAACAGCGCACCGTGGGGCGCGAGAGCAGGCGCCGGTCAGACTCGGCGCCACCGCCTATGCTCCATCGGATCTACTGAGCCAGCTGGAGACGGTGCTGGCCGAGTTGCCGCTGCCGACCGAGTTCAGCGTTCCGGGGTCGGCCGCCGAGGTCACCGCCACGTTGATCGCCGGACAGGCCGAGCTCGGGGTGATCCACCTCCCGGCTTCCGATAAGCGGCTGCGTCACCGGGTCGTAGCCAGCTACCAGGGGGCGATTGCGGTACGTCACGACGATCCGCTGGCTGCCAGGGACTCGGTGGCGATCGACGAGTTGCGTGACCGTGAGGTGGTCATCGACGTGGCCCGACCCAACCCGGTCGTGTTGGCCGGACTGACACGTCGGCTGAACCGAAAAGGGATTCACCGCATCGTCCGCACCACCAATCAGCGCGGCGGAGAGGTCGAGATGGCGACTCAGGTGTTCAACCGCCATCTGGTGGCGGTGGTCAGCTACGCACCCGAGTCGTTCATCGGCAGGATCTTCTCGCCACCGGAGTTCAAACTCATCCCGATCGACGAAAACACTTGGGCGCCGGCCGATATCGCGCTGGCCTGGGCACCCGAACGGCTGCAGACCCGGTTGGCCGAAATCGAGTTGCTGGCCGAACACATCGCCGAGCGGTTGGCACCCGTGCACCGCGGCGCCTGA